The Pseudopipra pipra isolate bDixPip1 chromosome 29, bDixPip1.hap1, whole genome shotgun sequence DNA segment CCCTATGTATCAAGGACAGAGAAATTCTCCTCCTCTTGGGGTTTGCGGATCCAGCTGCCATAGCCCAGCTCTTCCAGCGTGCTGAAGAAGCACTGCTTGGCTGCCTGGTACAGCGTGGCTGCCTCCTTGGCATCTGAGTACACAGAGAGCTTCAGCAGGTCTTCACGGTTGTTCTTGGCACACAGCTGCTGGAACAAGGTGAACATTTTCCTCTTGGACACACGAGACACTTCCAGCTTTGGGCTGAGAAGGAAGACACAGGCAGCAATGAAGGACATGACACTCAGAAGAGCCAAGAGGAACACAGGGCTTGGGGAAAATCCCACGATGGGGGAACTCTGGGCTCAGCAGGGCTCTGTGGTAgggtccaggctgggcagcTTTTGGTTTCCTTCAGGAGTGCTTGCTCATGTCCGTTTGAAAttcctccctccagccctccccACGTGTAGGGTGCTGTAACAGCGCAGTGTACTCTCCACCTCAGAGTTGCCCCCCTTTCCCCAGCAAGAAAAGCAGTGTCAGGAAAGGCTCTTCTTACCCATCTACTTTCCCTTTGGTGCCATCCAAGACTTCAACTTCGCTTGCATCAGCAAGACACCAGTTCACTGATGACTCCTTGGTCTTGCCCGTCTGCCTGGCAGAGTCGTACACACTGACTCGCCCAACCTGCGGGAGAGCCAGGAGGGTTCCTTAGCCTGGTCCTCttgccccctccatcccccacAGGTTCAGCTCATCCTAAACTTTAGAGAGCAGCAAGAATGAGGTTCTTACTAAGCTGAAGGTTACAGGGGCAACTCTGGTGTCCTTTCTGCCAGACCAAGACATTGCTAGTAAACCCCAAACTGCGGGGTGACAAAGAGGGAAGGTTCTTGGGGttgccctgtgcagggccaggagttggactcgatgtggcattgtgggtccctcccaactcaggatatCCCAAGACTGCTGCCTAGTGACCCCCTTGCAGAGTGCCTTGGGACTCCAGAACCCACAGGCAGAGGAACGGGGTGAAGAGGTGCCACAGCTGCAGTACCTCAGGATGGTTAATGTGATATGGAGCCTGGAGCTTTTCCTTTAGTATGTTCCCATCCCTCGCCACGCGGCAGCAGATGGCACGGGTCAAGTGACCCTGACTGTACAGGTAACCTGTGGAGATAGAGGTGAAGGTGTTAAGAAACAGGATGGCACAGGTGATGGACTAGCCAagccctgagagccacagcACTGCTCACAGGCTCCTGAAAGTCCATGGCACGTGGATCAGCACAGCTATGTGTACCCTGGGTTTGTAAGACATAGGTTTACAGACTACATTTCTCTCTGAAGACATAAACATACAGTTTTTGTCTCACTCTCCTAGATCACACGTGCCTCCTAAAAATCCAGAACCTCAGAGAGAAACCCACTCCACCCACAGCATGAAATCCACAGACTCCCTTTTCACTTCCCAACAGCTCTGCCAAGAATGACGTTTCAGTCTGTTACTCCTACAGCTTCCACAAACAGACTTTGCCATCACACAGGGGAGGGAGGTGAGTTGTCACTGCAGCCCATTTGTACCACCCCACTCCCGAAAGGTCGGAGGATCTCGCACCGAGCGTGACAGAGCTGAGATAAACTGGCTCCAGGAAGTGTGACAGCAGTGCCCCTTGCAAGCCAAGTATATTCCAGCGCAAGATTTTGTCACTGCAGGACATGGTTCGTAACCGCTCCCCGTGCTGGATCCCATCCCACGTGGGCACAATGTCACTTGACTCCACGGGAATGGTACCTTCCCCTGCAcgagagaaaagaaagcttttctgtacAGAGTCAGATATTCAGTAAATCAAACCCCATCAGAAACCGCACAAGAATCTTCTGGATACCCAGAGTGACCTCTGAGTCTGACATCAGGTTCGGGGAACAATCTGGCATTCAGTATTGAATACACATGAGTAATTTTCAGCATGGCTGAAGCAGAATAGAACAGTGCTTGAAAAAGAGGGCAGAGACATAGGAGTTTTGCAGCAAACTTCAGCTGCAAATTTCACAAGTATGGCAGTTCCAacgggcagagctgggaaagggaagggactCTAATGCTCTTCCATCCATCCACCTCCTTTGGTTCCTGAGTGCTTCAGATTCCACAAGAGCACACAGAGAGGGGCAAGGAAGCTCTGGAGCACCAGAAAGGCTCAGAGGAGAGGACTGGAGCCATCCCACCATGCAGGGAGTGATTGCACTCACCATTCTCCACCTTGGTCCGCAGCTTGCCTTGCTTGGGGTTCTCAAAGAGAggctggtgctggggctgccccaccaCGCTCGCCTGGTCGCTGCAGGATTTATCAAAGAGGGCTCCGTCTCCACACGGGGCTGTGCTAGAAAACAAACCCTCCCCCATTAGCACTGACTGTCAGGAAACAGCCAGGGCCGGGGGGTGACAGTGCTGCTGACACAGGTCACCCAATCCCTCCCCACAAACCTGACATAGAGGTGAAAGGTAACACTGCTCTTTATTCTGAGCCTCTTTCCTCCCGCTGGCTCAAAAATGCTCTCTTCTGAAGAGGAAGGATTAGACAGGTCATACTTCATCAGCTCACTGTAGAGAAACCTGAAAAGAACACCATCCTGTCAAAAGGCTGCTCTGGTCCTCAGACAAGGAGTGCTTCAATCGACAGGCATGTTCCCACATCCCACTAGGAGCTGTAGCCAAGGAGGCTTGGGAGGCCAGCAAACAGTGCTCGATGCACAAAAAGGGCAAAAAGTCCAGCAGATTTTCTGCCACGAAGAGGACAAGTGGTAGAAAAGCACTATCCTGTCCAGGGAGCAGGGGGAATCACtggcaggagaggaaggagccTGGCTGGCTGCTGCTTGCATGCATCTGTTCCCAGTGTGAAGAAGACTTCAAGGTCTTCAACCAGCACCTTTAATCAGCACCAAGTTTGTGTTAAGAGTAAATGGCCCTGTGGGTAGCTGAACTCAAAGTGGTATTACCACAACCCCATAAGGGTCTTTTACGGCTGCTTCTGGACAGGGAAAAACCTCGAGGTCTCCAATACAGTGTCAAGGACTAAAGAAAAACTGCAGCTTCCTAGAGAGTCCTTGAGCAGAGCCTGTGCAGGGACTGATTTCGCAAGGAGAAGTGGAGCATGTTGACAGGCTCTGCTATGCCAGAGCAGCCACCGCTGTCAAGATTAACAGCTGAGACAGACATTAAGCGAGACACAATCCTGATTCATCACTTCCCAGGGACCTGCCCTCAACACTTTCCCTTGCTGAGgaatgcagagcacagcagcagctcatgaAGGCTTGAAGGAAGCAGCTGGCTTTGCTGTACAGAACTGAAGGGCAAACACTGAACATGCAGTCCAGCTTCATCtcacttcagtttttaaaaactaagTGTCACAGTGAGTGTTTATACAGAGAAGACAACTGTGCAGTTTAGTTGGGAAAACCCTTTACAACCTCTGAAAAAGGACTGCTGACTTATCAAGGCAAACAAATGCAGTATGTTTTCCTGAATCCTTCTATACCCAGACCCAGAAAGGCCAGGAGAGGACCCAGCCTGCAGTGCTTGGCTGGTggtgggagctgtgctgaggctgGAGAGCACCCTGCACGATGGTCCAGTAGCCTCAGCAGGAGGCCCTATTTTAATAACTTTGGATGCAGCCCTTGGGCTCCTGGCAATTCTCCCATTCAGTACTAATTTGGGCACCACTCAGGCATGGCCCCTTCTTATCAGAAATAACTTCCCTCTTTTTAACAACACGTGGATAAACAGTGTCAGAGGATCACTGCACCTCTCAGTGCAGTAAGGAACTGTTTCAGCTTCACCCCTCCAGAATGGGTCAGCATCTCCTGGTAGGCCTCTCTCCATTTCCTTTGGATTTCCCCTTTTCTCACCTCACAAAGCCTCTTCGAGAAATGATTTCTGCATGACAATCATTTACTGTCTCCCCCTTCAAGCTCAGCTCTTCTCCTTTCACACAACGATTacctgaaataaataaataaataaataacagggCAAGTGTCAAAGTCAAGACACAGCTTCAGAGACAGAGGGAGAGGTTCATCTTGCGTCAAGTCTTACTTCTTTGGGCTcttgagcagcagcagcaccctggCTATTAAATCATTATCTTGATCCAAGCAGTTaggaaaataaagggaaaaaagcacacACCACTTTAGGGACAGACAGACTAAAAGTGCCACAGGTTTAGGGGCACTGACCCTTGATGAGGGCTTTGCAGCCCACCACTCCTGGTAGAAGGCTGGCAGCTAAGTAGGGAGGGAGATAAGGTACATGCAGCTGTGAGAAGCTGGGGGATCGTGTGCTGTACCACAGGAGGAATCCACGCTCTGATGCACAGACTAGCATGCAGCAATGCAAGTAAAGATTAAGAGCAATACAGCTGCAGGCACATTTgctttgttctctctctttaaCTAGATCGCTTTTGACACCACTTGAGCCCTGGGAACATTTTGTGCCCTCTCTGAAGAGGCCCACAGTCACAGCCATTTCTGAGCCGTGGCTGACAGGAAATCTAGCATGGAAATGAGAGTTCAGAGTGTGCTGGAGGAAGCTGTTCATACCTGTTCCGATGCTGACCACCACTCCCAAGCCCTTATTTGCTCTCCTCATGACGATGGCAGCCAGGATCTTGCGCCCGAGCAGACTGTGCTGGATGCGAGCGGTGAGGCTGTTGAAGCGCTGGTGGCTCAGCATGGCCATCTGATCGTGCAGGGTGCTGCCACTcacagggagctggggtggggacACACCACCACAGATCATGAGCAGGCCACACAACACCACAGCTCAAGGAGTAACTAACCCAAAGTGCAGCTTTCCAAGGAGAGGACAGAACGCAGAAAACACGAGCTTTGGGCAGTGTGGTTTGGAGCTGTTACACGGACACTTCTGTGTCAAGGGGTGCGCGAACTTCTTTTGGGTATTTCTGGGAAAACCTCGTCCAAGGCTTTCAATTCTGCTCTGGCCACATCAGAGACAGCAGCAAGCTGTCTTCCTGGCATCAAGAGGCACAGGCTGAGGAATGGCCCCCCGAGAATGCCAGGGAAAATCCACAGCGCAAAGGAACAAACCCATCCCGCCTGTTCCCAGAGACTCAGCCAAGGAAATCTGCTCCTGGCTTTGGAGGAACTCCTCCTCCGGCTGCCTGTGAGGAGAGTGCACAGTCACTCTCATTGCAGACGGACTcacctcctccagcactgctgactGACAAAATTTTCCCTGATGGCTTTGCTATTTAGAGCCCcagctgctgtgctcagctgtgTCGGCTGGAATGCGGCTTTTCAGAGATCACAATGCTCTAAGGGCGATTTAAAGCAGCCCAGGTTTGGGACAAGCCATCCTGACACAACGGACAGTTTTGCTTATCTTATCTGATACACGAGTCTTTATGAGCTGACACACCATTTTTAAAGCAGCACGAAGGGGTttgaaagtaataaaaaaagtcACATAATTAAAAATGAGCATGTTCCTACTCTACCACAGGAACACACTTGAGTAGCTGGAGGAAGAATTTGATGATAATTTAGCCCTAAAGCAGAGGCCAGCAGGACAGAAGGATAGGCCTGCGCCCTGAGGAAACATCTAACCCACTTCAGGAAAACCACATCAGCTTATCTACAGCTGCAGAGAACAAAGACATCACAGTTGATTTTGAAGGCACTTTTCTGCTGGACTGAAGGGAGGAGGACAGGCAGGGCTACAAACACAGTCCCACCTGTGGCAGAAGATTTACCTCAGTGATGTTCATCCCTTCCATGCGCTCCACCTTCTCCGACTCCCCGATCAGGACTCGCAGCGCTGCATCCGCTGCCTCCTGCTTGCCCTGCTTTTTGCTGTGTGCAGTCACAGCTGGGAACCAGCGGCCTCCAACCTTCGCCTGATAGACAAACCTATGAAGAAACCAAGAAACCTGTGCATTTGAGTCTGGTTTTTAAATTCTCCCagtggagagaggaggggagtggAGGGAGCTTATTGTCATCCATTCATAAGGTTTGGCAGAGGGAGCAGCTTGCCCTGTTGCCATCTCAAACTGCAATTTTGATCTTTCTGTCCTTTCTCCAGGACAACCGCAGCAGTGCAAAATTTCCTCCTGGGCAGGTGCAGCTACTTACTTGGGGTCATGGGGAGGTCCTGACTGGTCAATGAGTTTGAACTCTGCAGCAAACCCATTGGAGCGGGCATATTCCAGCAGGCCACTGACAGGACTGACATTAAGATATTTGATGAGCTCCCCAACACCCTTTGCTTTCACCACCTTGGATTCATCTGGAGCGGCAATCCACGGCCCACAGCTGTGCACGGACTGGTCACCGTGGGGCTTCGTGACAGGCTAGAGTGGAGTTAGACAGGAGAAGGTTGTTAAATACTGAGCAGCTGGATTTACGGCAGGTtaagagcagcagcaaacctCTGCTAGAGTCAGCATGTGACCTTTTGGGGTGAAATCCAGTGGAATAGGAAATAAAAGACAGGGAACATTCAACTCAAAACGCTTGGGTCTTATAAAGAAGCTCTTTGTACCTGTTCAGGCAAGACATGGGGTACAGACTCTCCAGAAAGAATCTTCACAGCAACTTCTGCTGCCATTTGCTTTGCTCCCTTCTTGCTGTTTCCTACCACAGCAGGGAAAATTTGGTCACCCATTTTCACACAGTAGCTGAACCTGACAGGACATTATAGCACATGAAAAGTGTTAACCATAGGTGTCTCAATCTGGTTATTATCCCCTTTTCCCACTTCCAGATAAATCCTTCTGGCTTATCTCCAATTGAAATCTACCGTTATGGCCCTAAACACTTCCACTAGAGCACCACCAGGTAGGGTACAGGACTGGAACCTGCTTCTGCTCTGGTagaagaaacagcattttttctctgagaaaGGGCATTGCTTTGGGTCTCCTTCTGGAGGCAGATGTCTTGGAGGAGCCATGCCCAGAATCCTTGGATAAGAGGAGCACTCAGCTAGGTCAGTGACAAGTCCAAGAATGTGGGTAGCATGCTGAAGGGTAAGGATAGTGAAGAAAAAGTTTCCATCCTCCTCCAAAGCTGACAAGAATATGCCATACCTAGGATCATGAGGTGGGCCTTCCTGAGACAGCAGCTGGAACTCAATTATGTTCCCTGACTTTTGTCCATACTCCATCAATACGCTGATAGGGtgcttcccaggaagcaggctgaggggagctgctgcagacggcagctctggctctggctgcAAAGAAGACAGAGGAAACCAGTCCCAGACTAAACATTGCCTGAGCAGCCTCACAAGGTAAAGAAAACAGGACTCACCAACTCCAGTTCTGAGCTGTCGGAGGGAAGCGGCTCCTCACATTTAATCCCACTGGGCCTTCCATTCTCCACTTCACTCATCAGGACCTTCATGGCAttggctgctgcctcctgtTTAGCCAGTTTTTTGCTCCCTGCTTCTGCTGGTGGGAATTGGCGCCCATTGATCACTGCCTGGAACTTAAacctttaaaaagagaaaaccaaagaGGTAAATTGAGAGGCAAAAGTGTGGTCTTCTCAGAGCAGGCAAGTAGGCTGCTCTTGGAACTGAAGGGAGGAGGAACAGCCAGCTCCTGACTGGAAGAGCAAACCCAGGCTGCTGTGTGCAGAAGGCAAACACCAAGGGTACGCCAACAGCGCTGCATCTGAGCCTTGTTTCATCACGTTTCCAGTGCTGTTCATGACAGAGGAACAGCTCCAGGTTTTGTTCTGAAGGAACAGGAGGAATTGCCTTGTTCCACAAGTGTCAGGAACAGGTAATGGCTGTATGCAGACAGCAGTTCTGTTGTGGCTCCTGCCCAGTAATAAGAAAGCTCGAAAGCAGCCTGCGCTGTTTCATCTGCACCTGGTCATTCAGGGTCACTCCTCCCTCTGGCATTCTCCCTGGCTACCCAGGGCATTCACACCATCTCAGAGAGGTGCTGCCTCACATAAACCTCTCGTCTTTGACATTTCTGTCCCTCTCCTTCCCATGAACTCTAACAAAGTTTATCTTCTGTCCTTCAGCCCTGGAAACCTGCTTCCAAGGAGAATGGGTCTAACCAGATCTAGAGAAGGCTTATGGGGCTGAATCCATTCAGATCCCTCCTTAAAACCGAAACAACAAACCCCTGAGACTCTgtctttagaaatgaggccaATTTTCCTGTCTAGTGGATCTATTGACATATTCCAGCATAACACATATGGTGCTTTTCACCTCTCCCTGGTGCTCCAGAACAGCCATGATTCTGCAAGGGAAAGCAGGACTCCAGAGACTGACTCCACCAACTCTAGTGCCATGCTATATGTGCTTGGCTCACAGAATCTGCTCTGACCTGCTACATCACAGAAATGTTCAGAGCGGGGCCACCTTGGCTAACTCAGGACACCTGCATCCAAACACTTTGTTCTGAGCTCTTTTTATACCATTTCTAGGGTGAGAACATCTTGAGAGACAGCTCAGAAATACCAGTTTCCCTCTATACGATCAAATTGAAGGCAAGTAATTAAACGAGACGGGACCTAGTGAAGAGATGAATCCCCTCTTCACTACTTGGGATGAGGTGCTGGATTGCCAAAACTGGGCTACCTGGGGTTAAACTTTAgccttgttttatttcttaagcTGATGTAAGGAATCAACTAGGCTAATCCTTCTGAAATGAAAGAGACATGAATGAGCAGGCCCTTCAGGACAGAGCTGAGAGGGTGAACTTATAAGTCAGATCATTTTAAGCAAAAAGAGCTCAGAAAAGGTAGGACATTTTCTTACCGTGGCTCATGAGAGGGTccactctgctccagcatgatGAACTCACAGTGCTGGTACGTGTACTGGGAATATTCAGTAAGGCCACTCACTGGGTTCTTCTCCTGACAAGCCATCAATTTCTGTACGGGCGTACATGGCAAAGCAGCTTCAAACTGGGCAGCATAACTGGGGGAAGACTGAGAATTCATGACGCATTTTGACTTGTCAGGCTGCTTGTTGATAGTGTTCAGATTATCTGGGATATCATCCGTGGTCCACTTGCCGTTTTCCGAGTTATCATAATTACTCAAACTGGAGAACTCAGGCTTGATGTCCTCAGCTGTGTCCGCTCCCATGTCGCTGCCATTGCCCTGACCAGGCTGCCCCAAAGGCTGCTGTCCATTTTCTACACTTTCTTCTTTTGATGCCATTGCTGCTGGCAAAgctgctgtcacctcctggggacacacagggacagaggaaggggaaggaccCGACTCAGGAGGTGTGGGATTCACCTTCTGTATTAATGTGCTGGCCTTCAGCCTCATCTGCATCCTCTCACGTTTCCTGTCTGTCAGGGACCACCGTGGGGGGGTTGTGTTCTGCTTGTGGACATCTCCCAGCTTTTCCAGAGCACTGAGAAACGCATTAACGTCCTTGGCCCTTGAAAACCCAATGTTTTTAGCAAGGTTGAGTGCCGTTGTTTCTGGCACGCTGAACAAGTAGTTGCAGATTTTCTCCTTCGTCTCAGCCATCTCTGTGTCTCCTGAGCCAAGTgtgctcctctctcctcctctgctctcacAAGCTGGATCTGTGCAGCCGGCACTGTGGTCAGCAGggcttctctccctccctgagCTGGGGCTGGCAATCCTCCACAGCGGCGGCGTCTCTCCCCCCTTGTGCAACTTGCCTTCTCTGAGGAGTTTATACAAAATGCGGTTGACCTCTTTCTTTTGAGTTTTAAGTTTGTGTGTGAGATCATGAACTGTGCAAGTCCTTCCCTCCCCGAGCTGCCTGAAAATAGTCAGAATTTCTTGTTCGCAGTCTTGCCTGGCAAGAGACAGTCTCTGGAAATTCAGCCTGATAGTGTCAGAGTCTCTCCCTGGGTTCTCCTGAAGACAGTGCTGTGGAGGGCAATACCGTGGTGAATTCCCACGGTATTGCCGCTGACTAGAAAAcctccagccccctgccctgccacggccaggccgatgtgtccctgcaggagccGGTGCCACAGTCTCCTCGTGTGGTCCCTGCCCCTGCAGCGGGCAGACCGCAGTGTCCTGCTCTGTCAGGAACTGCTGGTGCAAAAAGGTGCCCTGGTTAGTTTCTTGTGGGGTACAAGGGTGGTTATAAAAACCTCGGGTAGTGCCGGGGTGGTTATGCCTTGCCCGAGTCAGATATGAGCCTCTGCCTCGCCCAGCACCTCTGATCATAGCGCTCCGCTGGGACACGCGGGGGACCCGGGCTGCTGGCACGCCAGGAGTGGAGCTGCCTGTCCTGAGGAGACAAAACAGCAACTCAGGATGCAGTTGTGTTGCAAACAGTTTGATAAAATAATCAAGATTTGATAACATAAAAGAAGTGTTTGTGATTAAAGGTAGAGAAGCACAGTGCACCAGAATTGTTAGGGGCGTTGTGTTTGAAAGAATGGAACCACAGGAATCTCACTGGACCATACAAAGTTGCTTTGAAGTCCCCTGCACTCTCCCTGTCTTGGTCTGGACACTGCCTATCCCAGCTAGTATAGCTAAATAGTATAGACCAACGATTGTTGTAGAATAACACTATATACCTGAAAGAACCAATCATTTCAAAGATTTTCATTCATTTCGTCATCATTTCATTAGACTTAAGAGTGGAGCAGCTGGACCATAACTACTATATAACTAAGTAGAAGAACAGAACTTAGCTAGGCACGacaagtataaaaataaatagaagaatAGAAACTTACGTAACTATAAAGTATATAAACTGTACAAATTTTGTTGTTGGGAGAACACGTTTAGGAGGAGCTGATTCCCCCGTGTTCCCAGCGCTGTAATAAAGAAGTGTCACTTAATCACATCAAATTGGTGCTGGATAAGTTTCCTTTATCACATTTGGTGATAGTTACACAACTACAGGATtccaaaaatgcagtttaaacAGCTTCCCTGACACTGAGGCATTTCAAGCATCTTCTCCTTACAAGCCTGTTTTCTACTTTTCTAGGAGTCTTAAATTATTCCTGCAAACATAAACAGCAAACTGTCTGCCCAGCATAGCACCAGCAGGTAAAGTCAACCATGAGAAGCAGCTTTGCCAAGAGCGACCCTCTGCTTCTGTTGGATGAGATTCCAGCACGTGATGTTCAAGATGTGCTTCCCAAACACAGTGAGCTCCACTCCCTCTCTGCCCTGAGGGAGAGAAGAATCTCACACATGCTTTGCAACCTGAGAAACAGAAGCACGAGGAGGTAAGGGAGCATGAGGAGGTGAACTGGAGCAGCTCACGTGGTCAGACAGCAGAGCTGCAACAGGCTCATAATAATTTTCAGATTCATGGCCAAAGAAGTCTGAAACCCCAAGTGTCTTTTTCTCCTTGGGCACTAGATGACCTGTGGAGGTAAAGCATCACACTACACACGCAGATAACATGCACAGAAATTGGGACAGGTGTGCAGCTGGCAACAGTTTTTTTGGACTGCAGCCCAAGTTCCACTCCTATCGCACACAGCTGTGCCGCTCCCCCAGGGTGCAGGACATTAGACTAAACTTTcaatatgctttttaaaaataaggaacCCAGCACAGCATATATTCCAATTATTTGACCATAGCTGGCTGTGAAACTGAGAGGATAAAGACATGGAACACGAGACAGGGCCCATCCTGCCTGCTCCCTCATGACCCACCGTCACAGACAGTTCTTCCTATGCCAGTCCCATCTTTATAAAGCTCCCCATCTTCACCAAACACACCCCGAGGCCAACTCAAATTTCCCTTTCACTAAACCGCCTCACTCGGCTGCCACCATGGGACTTATTTTCCAATAAACACGGGGAGCCGGGTTCCTTTCTCCCCAACTCCGAGGGAGCCCCTGCTCAGTGACCTCATTTTACAAGGGCTCTCTGAGTGAAGGGCAGGTTTGGGAAAAAAACTCTCTTACCTCAGCCTCATCCGCACGCCAAATTATtttatgagaaaataaagaggaataaaaaagaaacccccACCCGCAGCTGTGCCGACGAGGGGAGGCGGCGCCGGGCAACCACCGAAGATGGCTGTGAGGCCCATTTCGGTTTCGTTTCCCGCAGCAGCCCCGCCCAAGGCGCTCGCAGCGGGGACTGGCCGAGTTTCGGGCTTTCTCAGACACCGCTTGGCTTTGAGAGCGCTCATGAGGTTCCTTCTCAGCGCCGGAACCTGGGGCGGGAAGGCGAACCCCGTGGGGCAGCTTTCTCCCGGCGCCCGGGAGAGGCAGCCCCGGCACTCGTGGGGTCCCGGTCGGCACAAGGGGGGCGGCTCGGAGAGAAGGGCTGCGGGAACAGCCGTCACCTTCAGCTGCACCCCCAAGGGAGACCCCGGGGACCGCGCAGGGCGGGTGCGACTCACACCCGGGTCACACTCCGTCCCCGTGAGGGCCGAAGGAGTGACGAGGGGCTCGCCCGGACGGCACCGCACGGGAGGGACGGCGAGCACCGAGAGCCGGGATTCGAGGGGAGCGATTTATTCCGCGCGTTCCGCCCCACAGAGCCCGAGCCCGGCAGAGCCCCCTGGGCAGCCGGGACACGGTCCCGCAGCGTTCCGGAAGCCCGCGGGGCCGCTCACGCGCGAGGCTGCAACGCGGCCTAGTCCCGCCGCCTCATCAGGCCCGGTGGCCGCTGCAGGACACACCGCGGGCGGTAGAGACGTCAGGGACCAGGAAGGATCCAGGAGGGCCCCTCGAGGTTCCGGCGGGGCCCGAGGCCGCCCCTCCCCCCCGCGCCCCCTTACCCCGCggctgccgccgctgccgccgctgccggcGCACAGTGATGACGGCACTGACCCCCGCGCCTGCGCAAGGTgcggggggagccgggcggACGCCATCTTGACTGGGGGCAAAGCGCGGCCGCCATGTTCGACCAGGGCAGCGCTTGGCGGTGCCGGCGCCTCCGTCCCGGTGGGGCCCGGCTCGGGCGCTCCGCTGTGGGAGAGGCGGCACAACCGCCCCCCCTTCCTCCGGGTTGGGGGCCGCGCCGCTTCCGCTGTGTCCCGGAGTATCGCCTACGCTATAGGAGCGCTGCGCCGAGGCGGCGGCGCACATAGGCCCTACTGCGCATGCGCAGCAAGTAtctcttccccccctcccccccccccttttctacTCGTTGCTCCCGTTGCTCCCCATTGGCCCTCGGTACCGCGGGGCCTTCGGGGCCTGCGGGGTCTCCCCTCCTACATAGGCCACTCCGTGACCCGTGGGATCCCCATTCTCTGTGGGCCCTCTGTCTGCCGTGTGTCCTTTGGACCCCCTCTTCCCCGTCGGGGCTCCCCCATCCCCCAGTGGTCCCCACCAGAGTCTCTCCCAGAGTGGGGTTCCTCTTTTTTCCACAGGCTCCCCGTTTCCCGTCCGACTGCTGTCACCCCCGGTTTTATGCATGCTTTTTAGTGCTAGAGGTGCCCCGGGTCACGTCCCACCCTGTCCCAGGTTCCTTCTAGGCGGACGGAGACaattcccttccccagccccaaaCCAGGCGTGGACTCTGCTGCCGGTGGATCCTCCCTTTCCCAGGCGAACACATTCCAAACGAGATCGTGTGAGTTAGAAAACTACCGTCAGAGAACAGATTGTCCCTGTCTGCCGTGTGTCATTTCCTATCTGGCACAGGCACTGCCGGGCTCCCGTGGCTCAGAGGCTGCCAGTGGCTTGGAGCAGCACCTTGGGCAcaggtgctgctgtgcctgtgggTATGGATTATTCTTAAACCAGAAGGCTTGGGAGCCAAGCTTTCAGATGCACGTCTGG contains these protein-coding regions:
- the ADAR gene encoding double-stranded RNA-specific adenosine deaminase isoform X2, with the translated sequence MRLRTGSSTPGVPAARVPRVSQRSAMIRGAGRGRGSYLTRARHNHPGTTRGFYNHPCTPQETNQGTFLHQQFLTEQDTAVCPLQGQGPHEETVAPAPAGTHRPGRGRAGGWRFSSQRQYRGNSPRYCPPQHCLQENPGRDSDTIRLNFQRLSLARQDCEQEILTIFRQLGEGRTCTVHDLTHKLKTQKKEVNRILYKLLREGKLHKGGETPPLWRIASPSSGRERSPADHSAGCTDPACESRGGERSTLGSGDTEMAETKEKICNYLFSVPETTALNLAKNIGFSRAKDVNAFLSALEKLGDVHKQNTTPPRWSLTDRKRERMQMRLKASTLIQKVNPTPPESGPSPSSVPVCPQEVTAALPAAMASKEESVENGQQPLGQPGQGNGSDMGADTAEDIKPEFSSLSNYDNSENGKWTTDDIPDNLNTINKQPDKSKCVMNSQSSPSYAAQFEAALPCTPVQKLMACQEKNPVSGLTEYSQYTYQHCEFIMLEQSGPSHEPRFKFQAVINGRQFPPAEAGSKKLAKQEAAANAMKVLMSEVENGRPSGIKCEEPLPSDSSELELPEPELPSAAAPLSLLPGKHPISVLMEYGQKSGNIIEFQLLSQEGPPHDPRFSYCVKMGDQIFPAVVGNSKKGAKQMAAEVAVKILSGESVPHVLPEQPVTKPHGDQSVHSCGPWIAAPDESKVVKAKGVGELIKYLNVSPVSGLLEYARSNGFAAEFKLIDQSGPPHDPKFVYQAKVGGRWFPAVTAHSKKQGKQEAADAALRVLIGESEKVERMEGMNITELPVSGSTLHDQMAMLSHQRFNSLTARIQHSLLGRKILAAIVMRRANKGLGVVVSIGTGNRCVKGEELSLKGETVNDCHAEIISRRGFVRFLYSELMKYDLSNPSSSEESIFEPAGGKRLRIKSSVTFHLYVSTAPCGDGALFDKSCSDQASVVGQPQHQPLFENPKQGKLRTKVENGEGTIPVESSDIVPTWDGIQHGERLRTMSCSDKILRWNILGLQGALLSHFLEPVYLSSVTLGYLYSQGHLTRAICCRVARDGNILKEKLQAPYHINHPEVGRVSVYDSARQTGKTKESSVNWCLADASEVEVLDGTKGKVDGPKLEVSRVSKRKMFTLFQQLCAKNNREDLLKLSVYSDAKEAATLYQAAKQCFFSTLEELGYGSWIRKPQEEENFSVLDT
- the ADAR gene encoding double-stranded RNA-specific adenosine deaminase isoform X4, whose protein sequence is MAETKEKICNYLFSVPETTALNLAKNIGFSRAKDVNAFLSALEKLGDVHKQNTTPPRWSLTDRKRERMQMRLKASTLIQKVNPTPPESGPSPSSVPVCPQEVTAALPAAMASKEESVENGQQPLGQPGQGNGSDMGADTAEDIKPEFSSLSNYDNSENGKWTTDDIPDNLNTINKQPDKSKCVMNSQSSPSYAAQFEAALPCTPVQKLMACQEKNPVSGLTEYSQYTYQHCEFIMLEQSGPSHEPRFKFQAVINGRQFPPAEAGSKKLAKQEAAANAMKVLMSEVENGRPSGIKCEEPLPSDSSELELPEPELPSAAAPLSLLPGKHPISVLMEYGQKSGNIIEFQLLSQEGPPHDPRFSYCVKMGDQIFPAVVGNSKKGAKQMAAEVAVKILSGESVPHVLPEQPVTKPHGDQSVHSCGPWIAAPDESKVVKAKGVGELIKYLNVSPVSGLLEYARSNGFAAEFKLIDQSGPPHDPKFVYQAKVGGRWFPAVTAHSKKQGKQEAADAALRVLIGESEKVERMEGMNITELPVSGSTLHDQMAMLSHQRFNSLTARIQHSLLGRKILAAIVMRRANKGLGVVVSIGTGNRCVKGEELSLKGETVNDCHAEIISRRGFVRFLYSELMKYDLSNPSSSEESIFEPAGGKRLRIKSSVTFHLYVSTAPCGDGALFDKSCSDQASVVGQPQHQPLFENPKQGKLRTKVENGEGTIPVESSDIVPTWDGIQHGERLRTMSCSDKILRWNILGLQGALLSHFLEPVYLSSVTLGYLYSQGHLTRAICCRVARDGNILKEKLQAPYHINHPEVGRVSVYDSARQTGKTKESSVNWCLADASEVEVLDGTKGKVDGPKLEVSRVSKRKMFTLFQQLCAKNNREDLLKLSVYSDAKEAATLYQAAKQCFFSTLEELGYGSWIRKPQEEENFSVLDT